The window ttttttgcaggagaATTGAGGGGTTTTGcccattgtgttttgtttttttgggggggtgtttAGAGTTCTAAGAATATGAGGcgtgctttaaaaaatgtgtgtaaacCTTTTGAGCCTGCACCTTAGTATTTAACCCCTTTTTACCCGAAACACAATAtaagggttaacccttgtgctatcctaggtactttaacattaggagttgggtcatctagacccactagacagtgcactgaaccttttttcttcaatgatttgtgatcttcactggtgtccatggattacatgaacagAGGTttacatgacttcctttcaaaataagacacacTGTGTCCCATAGTATTATTTTAATGCAGCAGATTTAGTGGTataaaactgttcattttaCAGTTTGCTGTGCAGCTCAGCCAGAAATTTGTAAATATAACAACCCAAAGGAAAATCAGAACTAATTAAGTGACCCTTACTGTATTTTTCATACTGTGAGGCACACTTGGAATCcttgaatttgttcaaaaatagaaaatctgccTTGTAAATTGGTGCACCCTAAGTATGAATTCaggttgtgcttactgacttCCAGTTGATTTTCTGTGGCACATAATGTTCAAAAATCTATCCAAATATTTTAGTCTGACTTTATTATACTATAAAGGTGAACTGGTTAATGAATTGTTTGAGCATTATGGGTACCATGGTCAGGAGCCTTGCAGTGTGATATGTTactttacttttcattttattttactacctccttttactttacagttactctctaaaaagaaaaacttttaatttttcttcaaGAGAGAGCCAcgatggaggggtaaaagaacCGCATGTGGCTCTGAAGCCTCAGTTTGTAGACTCTTTGCATTTGCAGTAAAGTGTGAGAAAAACTAATTATTTTAGAAGCTAAAAGAAGCTGCAGCAGTAACATTAGAAAATGAAGCAGAGTTTATTACATCTATCTTATGTTCAGCATGATGTTCTGCACAGAATGTGTGTAAATGCATTTCCAAACAGCTGCAAGTGCaactaaaatatatattttaagttctGAGAGCAGTCCCTGAACTTCCCGGTTTAACTGGTCACACTGACTGAACAATGGGATGTAAAACAAGCCTGGGTTTCCCCCAAGGCCTTCAGAACATAATGTTCAacgtaatatttgttttttaaaacctggAGTCCTTCCACTTTTTTGACATGGGAATAATAGGAATAATTTTAGCCAAAGTAagttctgtagttttttttttttcatttaaaaatcgtTTCACATGATAAATAAAGCTGCACACTTTGAACTCTGTGACTATCACATGTGCTTTTTTTCGTGAATCAGTTTAACATTTGCAAACTTGCACCGTTTATCACAAATTGGACGTTCCCCTctgtgaaccgccaccttaacgtcGTGGAGGGGTTTGAGAGCTTGAGTGATCCCAGATGCCAAGTTGTCTAGGGCTGCTCCACCGAGTCCAAAGCTGCTGTCCGGTCGAATTGCACCAGGACAACAGGGTATTTGGCATCAATGGGCACGGCAATGTCAATGAGGACCTTTAGCACGACGGACTGTGCTGTGTTGAGTTCTACAATCGGACTCAAACATCTCAAAAATTTGTGGTCAGCAACTGCTTCCAAACAAGTTTTTCAACTTACTTAggtcaaaaaagacaaattaaaaacaggtCTAAAAAGAGATAAAACAGAGGTGTCAGGGTGAGgctttttaagaagaggctttACCACAGCATGTTTAAAAGCAAATGAAACAACTCCAGAGGTTAAAGACGTGTTAGTAAAAGTCAAAATTCTAGGCCCTACCATATCAAACCTTCCCATATAATTTGCTTTGCCCTCGTGTTCACCACTTTATATGaccaaccaaaaaaacaaaaaatccacaCTGTTGTCATCCCTAAAATTTTGCAGGAAACTCCTTTGTAGCCCTCTGTCTGCCACTGCTGCAGGCCTGCCAGAGGATCTGCTGAGAAAcacttccttttgttttgtgattCAGAAGGACGGGCTGTTTTAGGACTTTCCATGCATGTGATGTAGTCATGCCAAAAGAGAAACTTgcttaaaagttaaaatatctCAGGTTTAGACTTTACCAGAACAACTGGCTCATAAAACCAATGCAAATGCACAATAGTTGCATTGTGGgaagtttttattctttacaaaAGGCATTTTTTGGTGCAGGACTTGGCTCCAACCAATGCAGTTTGCTGTCGATAACAAACCCAGCaccatatttatatatatctcGACAGAAATCCCCTTCTGGAGCCAGCAATCTGTATGATGTGTTATTCTAGGTGACAGTTTTCTGGAAATCCCCAAGTCCAGATTTTGGCTCCGCCCCCTCTCTTTGCCTCACAGAACATTGACAGACTGCCACAACACAACCTATCGCACCTCGGCGCGCACGCACACACCAAGGACTATTATGGACCTCCATCGGAACACTGTGTTAAACCAAATGGATTACAGTGAAGATCCGAAGGAGGTGAAGTCGTCTCAGCTGACGGAGGACCGCCTCGACAGCGGCATAGACTCGCTGAAAGAGGAGGAGTACCAGGCTGTGGCGGCCGAGATCCATCGCCTCCAGTTGGACTGTGAGCACAAACAGCCCGCCGCCGTAACCGGAGAGCCGCTGCAGGAATGGCAAACACAGATCACGGAGGAAGGGGACACGTAAGTCTAAACCAGGATAACATTGCAGGATTACGAACTGAGCTATTTATGACTTTCAGAAGGCCCCCGCTCGGATCTTGGATGTAACTTGATGCGTTTTTTCCCGGTTGGGTGGGAACCCCTAATCGCTGTGCAGAAACTGAGGCCTAGTTTAGCCTCAGCGGGGACTCATGAGCTAGATGGGTTGAAGGGGCCCAACTGAACCGTTGAGAAAATATAGTACGGGCTACCGGCTCGACAAAAGGGCCTTTCTCTGGTCAGAAACTGCTGGTGAACGTCAACAAAAGACCATTATCGGGAAGCAATCTTTTACGGTCGCGAGTCAGGTTGGGAAAGTCCCGGGCGCGCCGCCAAGTAATCCGACCACTGCGCGTGCCCGTGTGGCAAGAAAAGGGAGGAAAAACGAAAGCCTAGAACGCCTAAAATTAAAACTACACGCGTTAATTAAAGCTGCGAGCAAACTCTGTTCCCTAACAGTACTTTGGAAAATTCATAAACCAATACGAATAATTAAAAACCCACAAAGGCTACGTATTGTGTAATCACAGTCCCTCTGCTCAGCAAAATAGGCCCTATAGGCGCAGCTGCGCAGTTGGTAATAAATTCAGAGTGCAGATAGGACACCTTTCAGTGAACCATGAAACTGCTCCTTTTTGATCTAAACCACGTTTGCACATGCGTGAAACCAATCCAAACGGTGCTCGAAGGATTGTTCTTAAGGTGCTGGAGTTTACTTGCGTATTACATAACTGtaatttaattaataataattaataataatttcaaaaaaggGTTAATAAATAGAGATAAGAAATAGTTATTTGAAGGAGTATGATGGTTATGATTAGtatatcaattattattatattaataataattatactAATCATAATATGTTCATATTTCAAGGATTACAATGCAAAATCCTCTTCAATACTTGGTATCAAACTTGCTCTTTTGcccaattaaaaacatttttttagcagGTAGTTTGAGGAAAAATAGCTCAAATAATATAATTGTAAGTATGGGAAAAGTAACGGGTactcttgtttttgttcttgcagGCTGCTTCACTTGGCTATCATCCACGAAGCCAAAGATTTCACCCAAAAAATGATTAACATGACAAAGAACACAGACTTCCTCAATGCGCAGAATGACCTGAGACAGGTGTGCAACAAAgtcctcttttttccttttctccctCATCAGTATTTACTTTCACAGATAATTAGTtttgatcaaatcaaacttttgaTCAAACACATTTGCTCTTTCATAAACATTACGAAAAtgtctcttttctcttttcagaCTCCCCTCCACCTAGCGGTTATAACTAACCAGCCAGATGTGTGTTACGGCCTCATCGTGTCGGGCTGTAACATCACAGTGGTGGACAACAATGGGGACACACCTCTTCACATTGCTTGTCGTCACGGCAACCTGCATTGTTTCAGTGCTATTACACAGAACTGCCGCCCAGAGCAGCTACACACGGCGATGGCGACCTGGAACTATAATGGTGAGATCCTGAGAACATAACTTTAAAGAGAGTAGCAGgttacacaacaaaatattgaaGTTGGAGTGGCTGAGTGCGTTCCGCTTTCTTTAGTCGTCTATAGAAGTAGTATTGCTATGTCCTTCTAAAAAAACTGAAGTCCATTCTAATGTAATGCAAGGAGaactttcagctccaaacagaaAGACGGATGAGCCAAACTCATTCCTGTATAAAGATATCTTCCATAAATTGCGACAGAGCTTCCTGGACATCTAGTTTAGAATTTGCTGTCAATTTTGCACATTGGATGATGCTTGGTGGATGCTTctgctggtctgttgtcagccGTTGAGCGTCTTCTCCTGTGTTTTTCACATAGGTCAAAACTGTCTTCACTTGGCTTCCATTTATGGTTTCCTGTTGCTGGTTGAGAAAATGGTGGATCTCGGGGCTGACATAAACACGAGGGtaagaaccacaaaaaaatctgttttttcgtATGGGATACACATTAAACTtaatcacaataaaataaactattttttttgcgTAACGCAGGAGCAGCACAATGGTCGTGGTGCGCTGCATCTTGCTGTAGACCAGCAGAACCTCTGCCTGGTCAAACTGCTGCTAAAAAAAGGGGCAGACCCCAACCTTCTGACCTCTGGAGGCTACACCCCGTACCACCTCACCTACGGCTTAGACAACTGCGACATCAGAAAAGAGCTGCACCCGTTGACCCATCCTGATCTGAGGGAACTTCCCGACAGCGACTCTGAGAACAGCGAGGAAGATTCAGACGAGGAGTTCGATGAGGGGGTACGTTGAAACCTGCGCCGGACGgatgtgaataaaaacaaaaacaagagtcTGGATGTGTCttgttaactttttgtttttcgttCTTATCTGCAGGTTATGTATGATGACATCAAGTTGAACGGGCATTAGCAAGAAACGGAAGCAAAGTTGTCATAGAGGCGCGAGCCGCAACGATTGATGACAGCAACAAAAG is drawn from Oryzias latipes chromosome 22, ASM223467v1 and contains these coding sequences:
- the nfkbia gene encoding NF-kappa-B inhibitor alpha; translation: MDLHRNTVLNQMDYSEDPKEVKSSQLTEDRLDSGIDSLKEEEYQAVAAEIHRLQLDCEHKQPAAVTGEPLQEWQTQITEEGDTLLHLAIIHEAKDFTQKMINMTKNTDFLNAQNDLRQTPLHLAVITNQPDVCYGLIVSGCNITVVDNNGDTPLHIACRHGNLHCFSAITQNCRPEQLHTAMATWNYNGQNCLHLASIYGFLLLVEKMVDLGADINTREQHNGRGALHLAVDQQNLCLVKLLLKKGADPNLLTSGGYTPYHLTYGLDNCDIRKELHPLTHPDLRELPDSDSENSEEDSDEEFDEGVMYDDIKLNGH